A region of Myxococcus stipitatus DSM 14675 DNA encodes the following proteins:
- the drmD gene encoding DISARM system SNF2-like helicase DrmD: protein MPIAPTPCAGDIAQVRHRQYLVNEVIAPADVREQHTLVRLTCLDDDAQGRPLSVLWERELAARVVRPHQGGLGPPARFDEPRHFAAYLHALKWSSVTATDARLFQAPFRAGIHLMNHQLTPLKKALELPRVNLFIADDVGLGKTIEAGLVLQELILRQRVDRVLIVCPASVTLQWRDEMEKRFGLRFEIFNSEFVSRRRQERGFQVPVWATHSRFIVSYQTLRRSEYFEPLKTLLEEKGHHKSLLVLDEAHVVAPASASRYAIDTETTRSIRSLAERFEHRLFLSATPHNGHSNSFSALLEMLDPQRFTRGTRVRESQLAPVMVRRLKGDLRALGSAQRYPERHVVGVRLMHDSGRWHAEWLAPDGKTVEQRIDLGEASAPELELSQKLARYTELMAPGTKQGRLVFINLQKRLLSSIEAFHRTLSIHATAFGAGALASDGGVFTGDTAPESEEHGETDDALELSFAESIHEHSQHLSATVQARKLLDDMLALSARYRAARDAKLRALLHWIREHQCPLTRGAAWKPRRVIVFTEYGDTLRYLKEQLTAAFEGTQRGDERILTLTGGIDDVKRAQVQAAFNGSMEEFPVRVLLATDAAREGINLQGHCADLFHIDVPWNPSRMEQRNGRIDRALQPATTVRCGYFVYGQRAEDVVLDTLARKVETITRELGSLGCVLMDQMHDALASGITKSTMERLSRAAISTRTEVTKRELESQRSLQSLRKELDAIGELRDRSGKVMDFNPVLLRDALDVGFELAGAGRLEREAITEEGRTLEAWKVPVLPASWNTTLDSIRPRRELDEAPWEWRKRPLSPVVFEAPPGVSSKLVHLHLSHPLVQRVLQRFLAQGFSANDLSRVTVVQTQRDAVARVIVFGRLSLFGEGAARLHDEVVSVSARWLDGGGRGHLKPFADEADRKVIDQLETTLAEAPALSAIPKAVQKRLLASVEGDFSKLWPAIEEQASVREQGARKKLAARGASEAKALTEILLTQQEAIREALGAQLELSLDARAEQDQWRRDKVHLEQRLAALGRELVEQPESLKATYAVRVARLVPVGMVYLWPGAR from the coding sequence GTGCCAATCGCTCCCACGCCGTGCGCGGGTGATATCGCGCAGGTCAGACACCGTCAGTATCTGGTCAATGAAGTCATCGCTCCCGCGGATGTCCGGGAGCAACACACCCTCGTGCGTCTCACGTGTCTCGATGATGACGCGCAGGGTCGACCCCTGTCTGTCTTATGGGAGCGCGAGCTCGCTGCTCGGGTCGTCCGACCCCACCAGGGTGGACTGGGACCTCCTGCGCGTTTCGACGAGCCCCGTCACTTCGCCGCGTATCTGCACGCGCTCAAGTGGAGCTCCGTCACCGCCACCGACGCCCGGCTCTTCCAGGCTCCGTTCCGCGCTGGCATCCACTTGATGAATCACCAGCTCACACCTCTCAAGAAGGCGCTCGAGCTGCCTCGGGTGAATCTCTTCATCGCCGATGACGTGGGTCTCGGAAAGACCATCGAGGCTGGACTCGTGTTGCAGGAGCTCATCCTCCGCCAGCGCGTGGACCGCGTCCTCATCGTCTGCCCGGCGTCGGTGACGCTCCAGTGGCGCGATGAGATGGAGAAGCGCTTCGGTCTGCGCTTCGAGATCTTCAACAGCGAGTTCGTCTCCCGCCGCCGTCAGGAGCGCGGCTTCCAGGTCCCCGTCTGGGCCACACACTCACGCTTCATCGTGTCGTACCAGACGCTGCGGCGCAGCGAGTACTTCGAGCCGCTGAAGACCCTCCTGGAGGAGAAGGGCCACCACAAGTCCTTGTTGGTGCTCGACGAGGCACACGTCGTCGCGCCCGCCTCGGCCAGCCGGTACGCCATCGACACGGAAACCACTCGCAGCATCCGCTCACTGGCGGAGCGCTTCGAGCACCGGCTCTTCCTCTCCGCGACGCCCCACAATGGCCACTCCAACAGCTTCTCCGCGCTGTTGGAGATGTTGGACCCACAGCGCTTCACTCGGGGCACCCGCGTCCGGGAATCACAACTGGCTCCCGTCATGGTGCGCCGGCTCAAGGGCGACCTTCGCGCCTTGGGCAGTGCACAGCGCTACCCCGAGCGACACGTCGTGGGCGTGCGGCTGATGCATGACTCGGGACGTTGGCACGCCGAGTGGCTCGCCCCGGACGGGAAGACCGTCGAGCAGCGTATCGATCTGGGCGAAGCTTCCGCACCGGAACTGGAACTCTCCCAGAAGCTCGCTCGCTACACGGAGCTCATGGCCCCCGGCACGAAGCAGGGTCGCCTGGTCTTCATCAACCTCCAGAAGCGCCTCCTCTCCAGCATCGAGGCGTTCCACCGCACCCTCTCCATCCACGCCACGGCCTTCGGCGCGGGGGCGCTGGCTTCCGACGGTGGAGTGTTCACCGGCGACACGGCTCCTGAGTCCGAGGAGCACGGCGAGACGGACGACGCACTCGAGTTGTCGTTCGCGGAGTCCATCCACGAGCACAGTCAGCATCTGTCCGCGACCGTTCAGGCGCGCAAGCTCCTGGATGACATGCTCGCACTGAGTGCTCGGTACCGCGCTGCCCGGGACGCGAAGCTGCGGGCTCTGCTCCACTGGATTCGCGAACACCAATGCCCGCTCACTCGAGGCGCCGCCTGGAAGCCTCGCCGGGTCATCGTCTTTACTGAGTATGGCGACACGCTCCGCTACCTCAAGGAGCAGCTCACCGCCGCCTTCGAGGGGACCCAGCGAGGTGATGAGCGCATCCTCACGCTGACGGGTGGCATCGATGATGTGAAGCGCGCGCAGGTCCAGGCCGCCTTCAACGGCTCGATGGAGGAGTTCCCCGTGCGGGTCCTCCTCGCGACGGACGCCGCGCGCGAAGGTATCAATCTGCAAGGACACTGCGCGGACCTCTTCCACATCGACGTTCCGTGGAATCCCTCACGCATGGAGCAGCGCAACGGTCGCATCGACCGTGCCTTGCAGCCCGCGACCACCGTGCGCTGTGGCTACTTCGTCTACGGCCAGCGCGCCGAGGATGTGGTGCTCGACACCCTCGCGCGCAAGGTGGAGACCATCACACGCGAGCTGGGCAGCCTGGGCTGTGTGCTGATGGACCAGATGCACGATGCCCTCGCCTCGGGCATCACGAAGAGCACGATGGAGCGGCTCTCCCGCGCCGCGATCTCGACCCGCACGGAGGTGACGAAACGAGAGCTGGAGTCCCAGCGCTCGCTCCAGTCCCTGCGCAAGGAACTGGATGCGATTGGAGAGCTCCGCGATCGCAGCGGCAAGGTGATGGACTTCAATCCCGTCCTGCTGCGCGATGCGCTGGACGTGGGGTTCGAGCTGGCTGGCGCGGGCCGGTTGGAGCGGGAGGCCATCACGGAGGAGGGCCGGACGCTGGAGGCCTGGAAGGTCCCCGTACTTCCCGCTTCGTGGAACACGACCCTGGATTCCATTCGTCCACGCCGGGAGCTCGACGAGGCACCGTGGGAGTGGCGCAAGCGCCCCCTGTCTCCCGTCGTCTTCGAGGCCCCTCCAGGCGTTTCCAGCAAGCTCGTCCACCTGCATCTGTCCCATCCACTCGTTCAGCGGGTGCTCCAGCGGTTCCTGGCGCAGGGGTTCTCCGCGAACGACCTGAGCCGTGTCACGGTGGTCCAGACCCAACGCGACGCAGTGGCGCGCGTCATCGTCTTCGGGCGGTTGTCGCTCTTTGGCGAGGGCGCCGCGCGGCTCCATGACGAGGTGGTCTCTGTTTCAGCACGGTGGCTGGATGGCGGCGGCCGCGGGCACCTGAAGCCCTTCGCGGACGAGGCGGACCGCAAGGTCATCGACCAACTGGAGACCACGCTGGCGGAAGCACCCGCGCTCTCCGCGATACCGAAGGCCGTCCAGAAACGGCTGCTCGCCAGTGTCGAGGGCGACTTCTCGAAGCTCTGGCCTGCCATCGAGGAACAGGCCTCGGTGCGAGAGCAGGGGGCCCGCAAGAAGCTGGCGGCGCGGGGAGCCTCCGAAGCCAAGGCGCTGACTGAGATTCTCCTGACGCAGCAGGAGGCCATCCGGGAGGCACTGGGCGCGCAGCTCGAGCTCTCGCTCGACGCTCGGGCGGAGCAGGACCAATGGAGGAGGGACAAGGTGCACCTCGAACAGCGATTGGCAGCGCTCGGAAGGGAACTCGTCGAACAGCCTGAATCCTTGAAGGCCACCTATGCCGTTCGGGTCGCACGTCTGGTTCCCGTAGGCATGGTCTACCTGTGGCCGGGGGCTCGCTGA
- a CDS encoding DNA methyltransferase, translating to MNGQNLGGDVERRYHQIWMGMAQPIEGLVVSIPVLEDAQCMQRLPVSAQSRFVLLAGRESPRVTDVPRFLREVLGYSEDDFTTRFPEDLQLDIAEGQQTLKPTRGLLRRGPPPSKPEGLPDDSTPISRAAEGFALLTWELPAGLDLDKKEDTTGTWFYEPTAKFDRLLRAARVPIGLLFNGDSVRLVYAPHGETSGHITFRFKDLVTASGRALFDAMVMLLHARRFFGVLPEHQLPALLEQSRRRQADVTDELADQVLEALGILLTGFETAAERDGSRALDEALSRGEDHVYGGLLSTLLRLVFILYAEDQGLLPVDQEPYRDDLSVKALHAQLIEDSSQYPDSMNRRFGAWPRLLALFRCIYLGASHDKLRMPARRGQLFDPDEFPFLGSAGSADADLDARVPPIDDETVLQVLERLIFLKGQRLSFKSLDVEQIGSVYEGLMGFHVKRLTGAGICLKPSKVWVSADEVLAQPAKRRAAWLEGEAGLDAKAVKALSKALAQASTPQMVLTALEPYRVKGAETRRASQLVLQPGDERRRTSSHYTPRSLSAPIVRRALEPLLKTMGPKPSSERLLNLKICDPAMGSGAFLVESCRFLADQVVAAWTREGVLKRDKHEDEVMRARRLVAQRCLYGVDKNPWAVKLAKLSLWLVTLAKTEPFTFLDHALKCGDSLVGLDLDQLQSFHWDPSSKKQSELPWAFISKALKSSLEKREKILQLALELEGPERKPLQLDLEPGRMKEGLLRDADVALADIKRIANACVGAFFAHGSDKAREKERIRRLDLIGAWLSMAKNGVPPPIPAEIAAFSAPSWAFHWPLEFPEVFHGSRPDPLDNAQPNKAAWVDGFVGNPPFAGKNAIIETGGENYLPWLQSVHEGAHGNADLSAHFFRRAFHLLGEHGSFGFIATNTIAQGDTRATGLKYLVDHGGHVYDAVRSMKWPVAGANVSVAVVHLAKGHVSGLKLEPRLDRFPAQCISSRLRSKPERPDPVAIGANAGKSFVGTYVLGMGFVLSPEQRSTLVSKSSRNAARIFRYVGGEELNSDPSPELERHVINFGQMELEEAERWPDLLRIVKDLVWPERIKLKGNADGKRRKKYWWQYGRYTPALYEALHPRTRCLASSRVSKHLMFSWQQSSTIFSEGVVIIPVEQDHWLTVLQSRVHEVWVRLLSSSLEDRLRYAPSDCFETFPFPDFGNASALDRIGERLHFERSQYMQAHNIGLTTTYNRLKDKSVTDAATQRLRDLHMAVDQAVLDAYGWNDILVPPYCGATPKQLEAFEDEVLDRLFDLNAQRAHEEAHPTARRPAKSRAQTA from the coding sequence ATGAATGGCCAGAACCTTGGCGGGGACGTCGAGCGTCGCTATCACCAGATATGGATGGGGATGGCGCAGCCCATCGAAGGACTGGTGGTCTCCATCCCGGTCCTCGAGGACGCGCAATGCATGCAGCGCCTGCCGGTGTCCGCGCAGTCGCGGTTCGTGCTGCTGGCAGGTCGGGAGTCACCTCGTGTGACGGATGTCCCGCGCTTCCTCCGGGAGGTGCTGGGCTACAGCGAGGATGATTTCACCACGAGGTTTCCGGAGGACCTCCAGCTCGATATCGCGGAGGGGCAACAGACCCTCAAGCCCACGCGGGGGCTGTTGCGACGAGGACCTCCGCCCTCGAAGCCGGAAGGGTTGCCGGATGACTCCACGCCCATCAGCCGTGCCGCGGAAGGCTTCGCGCTCCTGACCTGGGAGCTGCCGGCCGGATTGGACCTGGACAAGAAGGAAGACACCACGGGCACGTGGTTCTACGAGCCCACCGCCAAGTTCGACCGCCTGCTGCGCGCGGCGCGTGTCCCCATCGGCCTGCTGTTCAACGGGGACTCCGTGCGTCTGGTCTACGCGCCCCACGGGGAGACGTCTGGGCACATCACCTTCCGGTTCAAGGACCTCGTCACCGCCAGCGGTCGTGCGCTGTTCGACGCGATGGTGATGCTCCTGCACGCGCGCCGCTTCTTCGGCGTGCTGCCCGAGCATCAGCTTCCCGCGCTCCTGGAGCAGTCTCGCCGCCGTCAGGCGGATGTCACCGACGAACTGGCCGACCAGGTCCTGGAGGCGCTCGGCATCCTTCTCACGGGGTTCGAGACGGCCGCCGAGCGCGATGGCTCCCGGGCCCTGGATGAGGCGCTCTCTCGAGGTGAGGACCATGTCTACGGCGGGCTCCTCTCCACGCTCTTGCGGCTCGTCTTCATCCTCTACGCGGAGGACCAGGGCCTGCTTCCCGTGGACCAGGAGCCCTACCGCGATGACCTGTCGGTGAAGGCACTCCACGCACAACTCATCGAGGACTCCAGCCAATACCCCGATTCGATGAACCGGCGCTTCGGTGCATGGCCACGGTTGCTGGCGCTCTTCCGGTGCATCTACCTGGGGGCCTCGCACGACAAGCTGCGAATGCCAGCACGGCGCGGACAGCTCTTCGATCCTGACGAATTCCCCTTCCTGGGGAGTGCGGGTTCCGCCGATGCGGACCTGGACGCGCGGGTGCCACCCATCGATGACGAGACGGTCCTCCAGGTCTTGGAGCGACTCATCTTCCTCAAGGGACAGCGGCTGAGCTTCAAGTCGCTCGACGTGGAGCAGATCGGCTCTGTGTACGAGGGCCTGATGGGCTTCCACGTGAAGCGCCTGACCGGTGCTGGAATCTGCCTCAAGCCGTCGAAGGTATGGGTCTCCGCGGACGAGGTGCTGGCCCAGCCCGCGAAGCGGCGTGCGGCATGGCTGGAAGGGGAGGCGGGCCTCGACGCGAAGGCGGTGAAAGCCTTGTCGAAGGCGTTGGCGCAGGCTTCGACACCTCAGATGGTCCTGACCGCTCTGGAGCCGTACCGCGTGAAGGGGGCCGAGACGCGACGAGCCTCCCAACTGGTACTTCAGCCTGGCGATGAGCGGCGACGGACCAGCAGCCACTACACGCCGCGAAGTCTGTCTGCGCCCATCGTCCGCCGGGCTCTGGAGCCCTTGCTCAAGACGATGGGGCCGAAGCCGTCTTCAGAACGGCTCCTCAACCTGAAGATCTGCGACCCAGCCATGGGGTCGGGTGCGTTCCTGGTGGAGTCCTGCCGCTTTCTCGCGGACCAGGTTGTCGCTGCCTGGACACGTGAGGGCGTGCTGAAGCGCGACAAGCACGAGGATGAGGTGATGCGGGCCCGCCGGCTGGTGGCCCAGCGATGCCTGTATGGCGTGGACAAGAACCCATGGGCCGTGAAGCTCGCGAAGCTATCGCTGTGGCTCGTGACGTTGGCGAAGACGGAGCCCTTCACCTTCCTGGACCATGCGCTCAAGTGTGGGGATTCATTGGTCGGGCTCGACTTGGATCAGCTTCAATCGTTCCACTGGGACCCAAGCAGCAAGAAGCAGTCGGAGCTGCCCTGGGCGTTCATCTCGAAGGCGCTGAAAAGCTCGTTGGAGAAGCGCGAGAAGATCCTCCAGCTCGCGCTGGAGCTGGAAGGGCCGGAGCGCAAGCCGCTGCAGTTGGACCTGGAGCCGGGGCGGATGAAGGAGGGGCTCCTCCGCGATGCGGACGTGGCATTGGCGGACATCAAGCGGATCGCCAATGCGTGTGTCGGGGCGTTCTTCGCTCATGGTTCGGACAAGGCGCGAGAAAAGGAGCGCATCCGCCGGTTGGACCTGATTGGGGCGTGGCTGTCCATGGCGAAGAATGGGGTTCCGCCTCCCATCCCGGCAGAGATCGCTGCGTTCTCCGCTCCGTCATGGGCGTTCCACTGGCCGCTGGAGTTTCCGGAGGTCTTCCATGGGAGCCGACCGGATCCGCTCGACAACGCGCAGCCCAACAAGGCTGCATGGGTCGATGGGTTCGTGGGGAACCCGCCGTTCGCGGGGAAGAACGCCATCATCGAGACGGGTGGTGAGAACTACCTCCCTTGGCTCCAGTCGGTTCATGAGGGGGCGCACGGCAACGCGGATCTCTCCGCACACTTCTTCCGTCGCGCGTTCCATCTGCTGGGGGAACACGGCAGCTTTGGATTCATCGCGACCAATACCATCGCGCAGGGGGACACGAGGGCCACGGGATTGAAGTACCTGGTGGACCACGGCGGCCACGTCTACGACGCCGTGCGCTCGATGAAGTGGCCGGTGGCCGGCGCCAACGTCTCCGTGGCAGTCGTACATCTGGCGAAGGGGCATGTCTCCGGCTTGAAACTGGAGCCGCGCCTGGATCGCTTCCCTGCGCAGTGCATCAGCTCTCGGCTACGTAGCAAACCGGAACGCCCGGATCCCGTGGCGATTGGTGCGAATGCTGGCAAGAGCTTCGTTGGGACGTACGTCTTGGGAATGGGGTTTGTGCTTAGCCCCGAGCAGCGCTCGACCCTGGTCTCGAAATCATCAAGGAACGCAGCGCGCATCTTTCGCTACGTGGGTGGCGAGGAACTCAACTCTGACCCGAGCCCAGAACTCGAAAGGCACGTCATTAACTTCGGACAAATGGAGCTGGAAGAGGCAGAGCGATGGCCTGACCTTCTTCGCATCGTGAAGGACTTGGTTTGGCCGGAGCGCATCAAGCTCAAGGGCAATGCCGACGGCAAGAGGCGAAAGAAATACTGGTGGCAGTATGGACGATACACTCCCGCCCTCTATGAGGCCCTGCATCCGAGAACACGCTGCCTTGCTAGTTCCCGCGTGTCGAAGCACCTGATGTTCTCCTGGCAGCAATCCTCTACGATCTTCAGTGAGGGCGTCGTTATCATTCCAGTGGAGCAAGACCACTGGCTTACGGTGTTGCAATCACGTGTACATGAGGTCTGGGTCCGACTTCTGTCATCATCGCTCGAGGACCGTCTTCGTTATGCCCCTAGTGATTGCTTCGAGACCTTCCCCTTTCCTGACTTCGGGAATGCATCAGCGCTCGACCGCATCGGCGAGCGGCTCCACTTCGAGCGCAGCCAGTACATGCAGGCCCACAACATCGGCCTGACGACGACATACAACCGGCTCAAGGACAAGTCCGTCACCGACGCCGCGACGCAGCGTCTGCGGGACCTGCACATGGCCGTGGACCAAGCCGTCCTGGACGCCTACGGCTGGAACGACATCCTCGTCCCTCCGTACTGCGGCGCCACTCCGAAACAGCTCGAAGCCTTCGAGGACGAAGTCCTCGACCGCCTCTTCGACCTGAACGCCCAGCGTGCCCACGAGGAAGCCCATCCCACCGCCCGCCGTCCCGCGAAGTCCCGCGCCCAGACCGCCTGA
- the drmA gene encoding DISARM system helicase DrmA: MNVPDTGAVRSHLIDALEADLVGPFHKPPGAPVSDATEVLRTPPSRWYLTGFLVPLDQGVIEDDPDDEEDDLAAGNDDDDEESSRPDPTAKKVRRLPASMGLSVFVPAGTTQLTAHVCWADYQRLEAEGRKHWRRTFHQRTVTLSLSDAALREGLSLQDSGGLRLEGHAEKTHEGELAVAIFLVNARSPTITSADRDEAYVFQTHLALECEQGFVSRQDSSDANSEDDDDRVNDLQFRDRQRWAVGHGISVRVPSTSVPVTRVETDWLPRVEVLPVEARQIDEVTVGMEQLAAFTNPSEAVAALLPLVRTYREWVATQSTLAVGGERREETRDELIRRARRAADRIEEGIQLLTREPLAFDAFRWMNSVMAQSERKVRQEEAPRWRLFQLAFILLNLPSVEHEGHADRELVELIFFPTGGGKTQAYLGLIAFTLLLRRLRGQAHLHGGLGVAVLLRYTLRLLTLDQLGRAATLICALEVLRQQEPKRLGAVRFSIGLWVGRSATANTLEQASTQITEYKNDNSARAQSPFPLATCPWCATPFERECFILRPSKSKPEEVLVGCASIACAFNLGRNPEGLPVLFVDEQIYRELPCFLVATVDKFAMLPWRGETGLLFGRVLGRTGKRFVGPCSDAADVKAALVTLPKGLSPPELIVQDELHLISGPLGSMVGLYEGAVLTLAPRAKLVASTATVRRSRQQVSRLYGRDVALFPPPGVDASETFFASVGKKGARQYIGVAAPGRPMKAVLLRVYVSLLAAAARGEHLHGAVSADPYLTLVGYFNSLRELGGMRRLVEDEVRRLVMDRVRRRPVDFGTEAEHPWYRGRTIRGEPIELTSREKTADIKASKNRLELTHGQPQSIDVVLASNMISVGVDIDRLGLMVVAGQPKTTSEYIQASSRVGRKMNKPGLVVTCLNAAKPRDRSHYERFGTYHESFYRFVEATSVTPFSAPALDRGLAGVVVALGRLLDTAMTAPLEWKSLQSHRDALEQALDALAKRAGRGLPKEESERASRIVMQRAQGLLDSWRNIIEQAKKDAAQRAYSPYDPAGKGLKPLLRGFLDSTDNLTQDELEFDAPTSMRDVESSVHLWISRQPLGGYRAPKAATEEVANDEP; encoded by the coding sequence ATGAATGTCCCTGACACGGGAGCGGTTCGCTCCCACCTCATCGATGCGCTCGAAGCGGACCTCGTGGGTCCGTTCCACAAGCCTCCAGGCGCTCCCGTCTCGGACGCCACGGAAGTGCTCCGCACGCCACCGTCCCGCTGGTACCTGACGGGCTTCCTCGTCCCGCTCGACCAGGGCGTCATCGAGGACGACCCCGACGACGAGGAAGACGACCTGGCCGCGGGCAATGACGACGATGACGAGGAATCCTCTCGCCCCGACCCGACCGCCAAGAAGGTGCGCCGCCTGCCCGCGTCCATGGGCCTGTCCGTCTTCGTCCCCGCGGGTACAACCCAGCTCACCGCCCACGTCTGCTGGGCGGACTATCAGCGCCTCGAAGCAGAGGGGCGGAAGCACTGGCGCCGCACCTTCCACCAACGCACCGTCACCCTGTCCCTGAGCGACGCGGCCCTCCGGGAAGGCCTGTCCCTCCAGGACAGCGGGGGCCTTCGCCTGGAAGGCCACGCAGAGAAGACGCACGAAGGCGAGCTCGCGGTCGCCATCTTCCTCGTCAATGCCCGCTCGCCCACCATCACCTCCGCCGACCGGGACGAGGCCTATGTCTTCCAGACCCACCTCGCCCTCGAATGCGAGCAGGGCTTCGTCAGCCGACAGGACTCCAGCGACGCCAACAGCGAGGACGATGACGACCGTGTCAACGACCTCCAGTTCCGTGACCGCCAGCGGTGGGCTGTGGGGCATGGCATCTCCGTGCGCGTCCCATCCACCTCCGTCCCCGTCACCCGCGTGGAAACGGACTGGCTGCCACGCGTCGAGGTGCTGCCTGTCGAAGCGCGGCAGATTGACGAAGTCACGGTGGGCATGGAGCAGCTCGCGGCGTTCACGAACCCCTCGGAGGCCGTAGCGGCCCTGCTTCCCCTGGTCCGGACCTACCGTGAATGGGTGGCCACTCAGTCCACGCTCGCTGTCGGCGGCGAACGCCGCGAGGAGACTCGGGATGAGCTCATCCGCAGGGCTCGCCGCGCGGCTGACCGCATCGAGGAGGGCATCCAACTCCTGACACGGGAACCTCTCGCGTTCGACGCCTTCCGCTGGATGAACAGCGTCATGGCCCAGTCGGAACGCAAGGTCCGGCAGGAAGAAGCACCTCGATGGCGTCTCTTCCAGCTCGCCTTCATCCTGCTGAACCTCCCCTCCGTCGAGCACGAAGGCCACGCGGACCGAGAGCTCGTGGAGCTCATCTTCTTCCCCACCGGCGGCGGAAAGACGCAGGCCTACCTGGGCCTCATCGCCTTCACGCTGCTCCTGCGCCGCCTCCGAGGGCAGGCCCACCTCCACGGCGGCCTGGGCGTGGCCGTGCTGCTGCGCTACACGCTGCGGCTGCTCACGCTCGACCAGCTTGGCCGCGCCGCGACACTCATCTGCGCGCTCGAGGTGCTCCGCCAGCAAGAGCCGAAACGCCTGGGCGCCGTGCGCTTCTCCATCGGACTGTGGGTCGGCCGCTCCGCGACCGCCAACACGCTGGAGCAGGCCTCCACGCAAATCACCGAGTACAAGAACGACAACAGCGCCCGCGCGCAATCTCCGTTCCCGCTCGCCACCTGCCCCTGGTGCGCCACGCCGTTCGAACGGGAGTGCTTCATCCTCCGGCCGTCCAAATCCAAACCCGAGGAGGTGCTCGTCGGCTGCGCCAGCATCGCGTGTGCCTTCAACCTGGGCCGCAATCCGGAAGGACTCCCCGTCCTCTTCGTCGACGAGCAGATCTACCGCGAGCTGCCGTGCTTCCTCGTCGCCACCGTGGACAAGTTCGCCATGCTGCCGTGGCGCGGAGAGACGGGACTCCTCTTCGGTCGCGTCCTGGGTCGCACCGGGAAGCGCTTCGTCGGTCCGTGCAGCGATGCCGCGGATGTGAAGGCGGCCCTCGTGACGCTCCCGAAGGGGCTGTCTCCCCCGGAGCTCATCGTGCAGGACGAACTGCACCTCATCTCCGGCCCGCTGGGCTCCATGGTGGGCCTCTACGAAGGCGCTGTCCTGACGCTCGCGCCCCGCGCGAAGCTGGTGGCCTCCACCGCCACCGTCCGCCGCTCCCGACAACAGGTGAGTCGCCTCTATGGACGGGACGTCGCGCTCTTCCCTCCGCCAGGCGTGGATGCCTCCGAGACGTTCTTCGCCTCCGTGGGCAAGAAGGGCGCGCGCCAATACATCGGCGTGGCGGCACCCGGGCGCCCCATGAAGGCCGTCCTGCTGCGCGTCTATGTCAGCCTGCTCGCCGCCGCCGCGCGTGGCGAACACCTCCACGGTGCCGTGAGCGCGGACCCGTACCTGACGCTCGTCGGCTACTTCAACAGCCTGCGGGAGCTGGGCGGCATGCGCCGGCTGGTCGAGGACGAGGTGCGCCGACTGGTGATGGACCGCGTCCGCCGTCGTCCCGTGGACTTCGGCACCGAGGCCGAGCATCCCTGGTACCGGGGCAGGACCATCCGCGGCGAGCCCATCGAGCTCACCAGCCGGGAGAAGACCGCCGACATCAAGGCGTCGAAGAACCGCCTGGAGCTCACGCACGGCCAGCCCCAGAGCATCGACGTCGTGCTCGCCAGCAACATGATCTCCGTCGGCGTGGACATCGACCGGTTGGGACTCATGGTCGTGGCGGGACAGCCCAAGACGACCAGCGAGTACATCCAGGCGTCCAGCCGCGTGGGCCGCAAGATGAACAAGCCCGGCCTCGTGGTGACGTGCCTCAACGCGGCCAAGCCCCGCGACCGCAGCCATTACGAGCGCTTCGGGACGTACCACGAGTCGTTCTATCGCTTCGTCGAAGCCACCTCGGTGACGCCCTTCTCGGCACCGGCGCTCGACCGGGGGCTCGCGGGTGTCGTGGTGGCGCTGGGCCGGCTGTTGGACACCGCCATGACCGCGCCCCTGGAGTGGAAGTCCCTGCAGTCGCATCGGGACGCGCTGGAACAGGCGCTCGACGCCCTGGCGAAGCGCGCGGGCCGAGGGCTGCCCAAGGAGGAGTCGGAGCGCGCCAGCCGCATCGTGATGCAGCGCGCGCAAGGCCTGCTCGACTCGTGGCGCAACATCATCGAGCAGGCGAAGAAGGACGCCGCCCAGCGCGCGTACTCGCCCTACGACCCGGCGGGAAAGGGGCTCAAGCCCCTGCTGCGCGGCTTCCTGGACTCCACCGACAACCTCACCCAGGACGAGCTCGAGTTCGACGCGCCCACGTCCATGCGTGACGTGGAGTCCTCGGTGCACCTGTGGATTTCACGTCAACCCCTGGGCGGTTACCGCGCCCCGAAGGCGGCAACGGAGGAGGTGGCGAATGACGAACCGTAG